One Algibacter sp. L3A6 genomic region harbors:
- a CDS encoding HIT family protein, translated as MASIFTKIINGDIPCYKVAETEDFLAFLDVNPNAKGHTLCIPKQEVDKIFDLDEATYNGLMSFSRKVALALEKAVPCKRIGVSVIGLEVPHAHVHLIPLQSMEDARFIQKQKLSTEEFVALAEAIKANL; from the coding sequence ATGGCATCTATTTTTACTAAAATTATAAACGGAGATATTCCATGTTACAAAGTAGCAGAGACCGAAGATTTTTTAGCGTTTTTAGATGTTAATCCAAATGCAAAAGGGCATACGCTTTGTATACCTAAGCAGGAGGTTGATAAAATTTTTGATTTAGATGAAGCGACTTATAATGGTTTAATGTCTTTTTCAAGAAAGGTAGCCTTAGCTCTTGAAAAGGCGGTGCCATGTAAACGTATTGGTGTTTCTGTAATTGGTTTAGAAGTGCCACATGCACATGTGCATTTAATTCCGTTGCAATCTATGGAAGATGCCCGTTTTATTCAGAAACAAAAATTATCTACAGAAGAATTTGTAGCTTTAGCCGAAGCTATTAAGGCAAATTTATAA
- a CDS encoding sensor histidine kinase, translated as MIFTKYNAAFRWVMIATSFIIVSLILWNTYEFFQHFKKEESIKMENWSFAQTDFINDETNGDLELTLKILSSNKTTPMLVINEDGSLGSYNNIDETKITDSIYVQKLIAKFKEENTPKHVKMGNTIVSTIYYGNSPLLNKLKYYPLALLLIIFLFSAVIYFFYSSNKNAIQNKLWSGMAKETAHQIGTPLSSLIGWTEILKTENVDPDYILEIEKDIDRLQTITERFSKIGSLPTLEPADIIKETLESFDYLKSRSSKLIEFEIKTPVDPIPVNLNKQLYSWTIENLVKNAIDAMKGRGKLKIEISQLELQVKISITDTGKGIAKKDYNKVFEPGYTTKKRGWGLGLSLTKRIIEDFHNGKIKVLQSEKGVGTTFLITLKRASHDETR; from the coding sequence ATGATTTTCACCAAATATAATGCCGCATTCCGTTGGGTAATGATAGCGACATCATTCATTATTGTCTCCCTAATTCTGTGGAACACCTACGAGTTTTTCCAGCATTTTAAAAAGGAGGAAAGTATAAAAATGGAAAATTGGTCGTTTGCACAAACCGATTTTATAAACGATGAAACCAATGGCGATTTAGAACTTACCCTTAAAATTTTAAGCAGTAACAAAACCACACCAATGCTTGTTATTAATGAAGATGGTAGCCTTGGTAGTTATAATAACATTGACGAAACAAAGATTACCGACTCCATTTATGTACAGAAACTAATTGCCAAATTTAAGGAAGAGAACACCCCAAAACATGTAAAAATGGGCAACACCATAGTAAGCACTATTTACTACGGAAACTCACCGCTACTGAATAAATTAAAATATTATCCGCTGGCATTATTGCTTATTATTTTTCTGTTTTCGGCAGTGATTTACTTTTTTTACAGCAGTAATAAAAATGCTATACAAAACAAATTGTGGTCTGGTATGGCTAAAGAAACCGCACATCAAATTGGCACACCCCTATCCTCTTTAATTGGCTGGACTGAAATTTTAAAAACTGAAAATGTAGATCCCGATTATATTCTTGAAATTGAAAAAGATATAGACAGATTACAAACCATAACCGAGCGTTTTAGTAAAATTGGCTCTTTACCAACTTTAGAACCAGCAGATATAATTAAAGAAACCTTAGAATCTTTTGATTATTTAAAATCACGATCATCTAAATTAATAGAGTTCGAAATAAAAACACCTGTAGACCCAATTCCTGTAAATTTAAACAAACAACTTTACAGCTGGACCATAGAAAATCTAGTTAAAAATGCCATTGATGCCATGAAGGGTCGTGGTAAACTTAAAATTGAAATTTCGCAATTAGAACTGCAAGTTAAAATAAGCATAACCGATACTGGAAAAGGTATTGCTAAAAAAGACTATAATAAAGTTTTTGAACCTGGTTACACCACAAAAAAACGTGGTTGGGGTTTAGGGCTATCGCTTACCAAACGTATTATTGAAGATTTCCATAACGGAAAAATAAAAGTATTACAATCGGAAAAAGGTGTAGGCACTACGTTTTTAATCACCCTAAAACGCGCTTCTCATGACGAAACAAGATAA
- a CDS encoding flavin reductase family protein, which produces MVSIDPKSVPTSKLHSYLLSAVAPRPIAFASTLDAEGKPNLSPFSFFNVFSAKPPILIFSPARRVRDNTEKHTLLNIEATKEVVINVVNFDLVHQMSLSSTEYADGVNEFDKAGLTMLKSDIVMPFRVAESPIQIECKVNEVIRLGHEGGAGNLVICEVVKLHIDDAVLNEDDTINQEKLDLVARAGGSYYSRAKAGFFEIPKPIATKGIGVDSFPDAIKKSMILTGNDLGMLGNVEALPTAESVEAFVSDLEISTLNIKEATDEQKHKLAQDYLGLGDVENAWKILLS; this is translated from the coding sequence ATGGTATCTATAGACCCTAAAAGTGTTCCAACAAGTAAATTGCATAGCTATTTATTAAGTGCCGTAGCGCCCAGACCAATAGCATTCGCAAGCACTCTGGATGCAGAAGGGAAACCTAATTTGTCACCATTTAGTTTTTTTAATGTGTTTAGCGCAAAGCCGCCAATATTAATTTTTTCGCCTGCCAGACGTGTTAGAGATAATACAGAAAAGCATACGTTGCTAAATATAGAAGCAACAAAAGAGGTGGTAATTAATGTGGTTAATTTTGATTTAGTACATCAAATGTCATTATCGAGTACGGAGTATGCCGATGGTGTTAACGAATTTGATAAAGCTGGGTTAACCATGCTGAAATCTGATATTGTGATGCCATTTAGAGTAGCCGAATCGCCTATACAGATAGAATGTAAGGTGAATGAAGTTATTAGGTTAGGGCATGAAGGTGGCGCTGGTAATTTGGTGATTTGCGAGGTTGTAAAACTGCATATTGATGATGCTGTTTTAAATGAAGATGATACCATAAACCAAGAAAAACTAGATTTAGTTGCCAGAGCAGGTGGTAGTTATTATAGCCGAGCTAAAGCTGGATTTTTTGAAATACCAAAACCTATTGCAACTAAAGGGATTGGAGTGGATAGTTTTCCTGATGCGATTAAAAAAAGCATGATTTTAACAGGAAATGATTTAGGTATGTTGGGTAATGTGGAAGCTTTGCCAACTGCCGAAAGTGTCGAGGCTTTTGTTAGTGATTTGGAGATAAGTACTCTAAATATCAAAGAAGCAACGGACGAGCAAAAACATAAACTAGCTCAAGATTATTTGGGTTTAGGTGATGTTGAAAATGCTTGGAAAATATTACTGTCTTAA
- a CDS encoding DUF3127 domain-containing protein — translation MEVQGRVKMVGETQTFGGNGFRKREIVVTTEEQYPQHIMVEFVQDKTDLLNSYKEGQQVKISINLRGREWVNPQGETKYFNSIQGWRIEAVQAEASGAGMPAVPPADAFEPAGDLKEEDHDDLPF, via the coding sequence ATGGAAGTTCAAGGAAGAGTAAAAATGGTTGGAGAAACTCAAACGTTCGGTGGAAATGGGTTTAGAAAAAGAGAGATTGTAGTGACAACAGAAGAGCAATATCCACAACACATTATGGTGGAATTTGTACAAGATAAAACAGATTTATTAAATAGTTATAAAGAAGGCCAACAAGTTAAAATTAGCATTAACTTACGTGGTAGAGAATGGGTTAATCCACAAGGAGAAACTAAATATTTTAACTCAATTCAAGGTTGGAGAATTGAAGCAGTACAAGCAGAAGCTTCTGGAGCAGGTATGCCAGCAGTGCCACCAGCAGATGCTTTTGAACCAGCAGGAGATTTAAAAGAAGAAGATCATGACGATTTACCTTTCTAA
- the aat gene encoding leucyl/phenylalanyl-tRNA--protein transferase — protein MYYLNENIQFPDVSEASPEGVLAIGGDLSAERLILAYKTGIFPWFDDAEPIVWWSPDPRFVLFPEKLKVSKSMRQVLRNSDFEVTVNKDFKTVITECAKMKRDGQAGTWITQHMIDAYIELHNQGYAKSIEVWQNDKLVAGLYGVDLNNGVFCGESMFTKVSNASKVGFITFIEHTNYKLIDCQVYTNHLESLGAEEVDREVFLSFL, from the coding sequence ATGTATTATTTAAACGAAAACATACAATTTCCCGATGTCTCGGAAGCGTCTCCCGAAGGTGTACTTGCTATTGGTGGCGATTTATCTGCAGAGCGCTTAATATTGGCTTATAAGACGGGTATATTTCCTTGGTTTGATGATGCCGAGCCTATTGTTTGGTGGTCTCCAGATCCGCGTTTTGTTTTGTTTCCGGAGAAACTTAAGGTTTCTAAAAGTATGCGGCAGGTTTTAAGAAATTCCGATTTTGAAGTTACCGTAAATAAAGACTTTAAAACTGTAATTACCGAATGTGCTAAAATGAAACGAGATGGCCAAGCTGGCACTTGGATTACACAACACATGATTGATGCTTACATAGAACTGCATAATCAAGGTTACGCAAAATCTATTGAGGTTTGGCAAAATGATAAACTTGTAGCCGGACTTTATGGTGTTGATTTAAACAATGGCGTGTTTTGCGGAGAAAGTATGTTTACCAAAGTTAGCAATGCTAGTAAAGTTGGTTTTATTACGTTTATAGAGCACACTAATTACAAATTAATAGATTGCCAAGTATATACTAACCATTTAGAAAGTTTAGGTGCAGAAGAAGTTGATCGAGAGGTTTTTCTATCATTTTTATAA
- a CDS encoding M48 family metallopeptidase codes for MTYTSETISDLEKEHQAALNTAQEKMMADLNEAQTSGDHSKIQEASVEFQNITTELAQEYTKRIEEINELNHKAVADNEPQIYTNDRANIDLNLLVYDGDRDFVIEFQKDELIQDTLKRVNENSGKFKSRKHLLKSSLRLTKTLAPMLHEIGEHCKNTLKLKADIEFFVYQSDIFNASCYPPDDNKLYIILSSGILERFSKEELIFVVGHEIGHVLFEHFDYPVRQILDEGENHLAPIHAMKLYAWNRNAEISADRAGLLCCQDFEAVGRTFFKLSSGVTTDSLDFQLNAYIEQFVDLEEVLNDANHDPSDWYSSHPFSPLRIKALELFNKSETYAEFNPNITGEITEEAMEVEIKRIMSLMEPENLDDESEHSEKIQRLMFLGGYLISNADGVVDDSEIQALSSIVAPKIFANCMMTIKGLTEDEMIDEVKQLTKDLDIVLSVMQKLNILRDLSIISYADGEIDDSEINVLHNLARLLYINTDFIDRVISDAQGVN; via the coding sequence ATGACATATACATCAGAAACTATTTCGGATCTAGAAAAAGAACATCAAGCAGCTTTAAATACAGCGCAGGAAAAAATGATGGCAGATTTAAATGAAGCACAAACTTCAGGAGATCACAGTAAAATACAAGAAGCGAGTGTTGAATTTCAAAATATAACAACAGAGCTAGCTCAAGAATACACCAAACGTATTGAAGAAATTAATGAGCTAAACCATAAAGCTGTGGCAGATAACGAGCCACAAATCTATACTAACGACCGTGCGAACATCGATTTAAACTTACTGGTTTATGATGGAGATAGAGACTTTGTTATTGAATTTCAAAAAGACGAATTAATACAAGACACTTTAAAACGTGTAAACGAAAACAGTGGTAAATTTAAGTCTAGAAAACACTTATTAAAATCGAGTTTAAGACTTACTAAAACCTTGGCACCAATGCTTCATGAAATTGGAGAGCATTGTAAAAACACTCTAAAATTAAAGGCTGACATTGAGTTTTTTGTATACCAAAGTGACATCTTTAACGCATCATGCTATCCGCCAGACGACAATAAATTATACATTATTTTATCTTCAGGAATTTTAGAACGTTTTTCTAAGGAAGAATTAATTTTTGTTGTTGGTCACGAAATCGGACATGTACTTTTCGAGCATTTTGATTATCCAGTACGTCAAATTTTAGATGAAGGCGAGAACCACTTGGCGCCAATACACGCCATGAAATTATATGCATGGAATAGAAATGCAGAAATAAGTGCAGATAGAGCCGGGTTATTATGCTGTCAAGATTTTGAAGCTGTAGGCCGTACATTCTTCAAATTATCTTCTGGAGTTACAACAGATTCTTTAGATTTTCAACTTAATGCTTACATCGAACAATTTGTAGATCTCGAAGAAGTTTTAAACGATGCTAACCACGACCCTTCCGATTGGTATAGCAGTCATCCATTTAGTCCTTTACGAATTAAAGCTTTAGAGCTTTTTAACAAAAGTGAAACCTATGCTGAATTTAATCCGAACATTACCGGTGAAATTACAGAGGAAGCTATGGAGGTTGAAATTAAACGTATTATGTCGTTAATGGAACCTGAAAACCTAGATGATGAAAGCGAACATTCTGAAAAAATTCAACGATTAATGTTCTTAGGTGGTTACTTAATTTCGAATGCAGACGGCGTTGTAGACGATTCTGAAATACAAGCATTAAGTAGTATTGTTGCTCCTAAAATTTTCGCCAATTGTATGATGACTATCAAAGGCCTTACAGAAGATGAAATGATAGACGAGGTAAAACAACTTACCAAAGATTTGGATATTGTACTATCTGTGATGCAAAAACTAAATATTCTTAGAGATTTATCTATTATATCCTATGCCGATGGAGAAATAGATGATAGCGAAATTAATGTTTTACACAATTTGGCAAGGCTATTATATATTAACACCGATTTTATAGATCGTGTTATTAGCGATGCCCAAGGTGTAAATTAG
- a CDS encoding DUF6882 domain-containing protein: MTIQELYNQSLVLSLEKQEIFGEMIEDLGWSCDMLEGKLTYGDNQVFDIQVIGTYAENEKSWLWAWANTQSGIPEKFTQTALAMKAVGETYQIDDLINPKTELDSDPGAYFSTIASSMLKESCYVPLTFKGLTVYVTITSKEADDKARTAPALICSHFTQVAASYKFPHKYSLYFYLKAKGYEVELPGNNIVAKKNDDQILGIFDLKGRLMKISNSKITVQA, encoded by the coding sequence ATGACAATACAAGAATTGTACAACCAGTCGCTTGTGCTTTCTCTAGAAAAACAAGAGATTTTTGGAGAAATGATAGAAGATTTAGGCTGGAGCTGCGATATGCTTGAAGGCAAATTAACTTATGGAGACAATCAGGTTTTTGACATTCAAGTAATAGGAACTTATGCTGAAAACGAAAAAAGCTGGTTATGGGCATGGGCAAATACTCAAAGTGGCATTCCTGAAAAATTTACACAAACAGCTTTAGCCATGAAAGCTGTAGGTGAAACTTACCAAATAGACGATTTAATAAATCCTAAAACAGAATTAGACTCCGATCCAGGTGCTTATTTTTCAACTATAGCGTCTTCTATGCTAAAAGAGAGTTGCTACGTACCATTAACTTTTAAAGGCTTAACCGTTTATGTTACTATTACTTCTAAAGAAGCCGATGACAAGGCCAGAACTGCACCTGCTTTAATTTGTTCTCACTTTACACAAGTTGCAGCAAGCTATAAGTTTCCACATAAATACAGCTTATATTTTTACTTAAAAGCAAAAGGTTACGAAGTAGAACTACCAGGAAATAATATTGTTGCTAAAAAGAATGATGATCAAATTCTTGGGATTTTTGATTTAAAAGGAAGACTCATGAAAATTTCTAATTCTAAAATAACAGTTCAAGCTTAA